Part of the bacterium Unc6 genome is shown below.
GCTCCTTCAACATTTATAACATCAAGCCCCATTATTCCACCAATCCCTTTTATCAAATCAACACCTGAAATCACACACCCAGAAATACCAAACCTTTCCTTAAAACACATAGGTTGTGCCTTTGTTCCCTGTCCCCATAGCCAGATTGAATTTGCAGGATTTTCTTTTAAGTCAATTCTTATTCTGTTTATATCCTGTTTTTCAAGTATAAATGTTGCTAAATTCATTACATCCCGTATTCTTGGTGCATATCTACCTTTGGGAAGATATGGCTTTATGTGCTTTCCTATTATATCGTGAGGAGGGACACACTTAACCTCACACAGTCCTTTTAATTCTTTCTTATCCCATGTTTTTATAATACAAATGTTTCTGTAACTTACTCCTTTACAAAATTTTTCAGCATGAGAAGCAAAATCTTTATTAAGTATGTCTATGAGCCTTCCGCCTTCTTCTGTTTTAATATGACCTGCACTGTAGTCTACCATTGTTCCATCACTTATTGTTACAAAATTACACCTGAAAATAACTTCATCGTTTTTTGTTTCACATCCTATATGTGCCGCTTCAAGAGGGCCTCTGCCGGGATACTTTTTTTTAGGATTAAACCCTAATATACTTAAATTTGCAACATCACTTCCTGGTTGCATTCCATGGGGGATGAGTCTAACTGTTCCCAATATACCATTGCCTGCAACCCAATCCATGTTCGGAGTTCTTGCAACCTGAAGAGGGGTTCTATTTGAAAATTCTTTCAAAGGATAGTCCGCCATCCCATCACCAACAAGAATAATATATTTCACATTCCTCCTTTTTACATACTGGTATCCCCCAGGGCAATTTCTCTTCTATAAAAAAAATAAAACCCAGCCAGAAACAACGGAATAACCCTTAACATAATAATTGAAAAAAACTGCCTTAGCACATCAAAAAATGATATGAATATTCCGGTTGAAAGATAGCCAGAGGGGTTTGTTTTGTTTATATCGGGGATTAAAAGAAGTATCCCCTTGAAAAAATATCTTGAGATGTCCCCTAAAACATTTGCTCCTATGCCCACAGGTTTTTGTTCCTCAGTATGTGTGTGTGCAGGACATCCAGGGCATTGATGAGCTTCCATGAATGCAAGTTCTCTTACAAATCCTGTAGAAAGACTCAGACCATAAATGAATATACATACTGCAATTGCAGTCGGAAAAGAAAATATGCTTCCCGTAATTATACCGATTGTTGAAATAAATGCAATCCCTATAAGAAGAAGTAAAAGCCCCTTAAAAAAATTAAATGAAAAACCTCCAACAGGTGCCATCACCTCTACACCATCATGCACTGGAAAAAGCACAGTGATATTCAGAGGGTCAATGTTTGCATAAGAAAGATAAAGCGTATCATTGTCAAGCACCTCTCTTGGGATGTATATCTGGTGGAAGACATCTGCTGCATTAGAAACAGGAATTTCAACAAAATTTCCTTTTTCTCTTTTCCCCGCAGTCCACACACCTATTAACTGTTGTTTCTGTCCAGTTTCAGTCAACGGCCTTCCTGTGTGAAATTTATATCTTGCAACAATATCACCTTTTGGGCTTTTTATGCCTTTTATAATCCATTCTGTTTCATAATTCGGCGGAACTGCTCGGACACTTCTTTCAATAGCTCTTCTTAAATTGTGTCTTAATTTTTCTTCTGTAACACCGGGTGGAATCTCTGAGTATTTTTTACGCTGTTCTATTTCTCTTTCAACCAACTTTTCTATATCCATCGGTTGGGGCATAAATTTTTTTCTGGAAATAAGTATATCTGCTGCAGAATGCATAGCAGATGTTTCTTTTGCAGGAATTTTTTGTGCAATTTTTATAACAAAATACATAACACATCCCATACAGAATACAAGAAACATATTTAAAAACATTATTCCGAGCCATTTGCCGATGAGAATTTCATACCTTCGGACAGGCTTTATATCAACAGTCATTATCTGATGCGATGATATGTCTTTACACATTGTTGTGGTTGATAAAAAAATTGTAAGAACACTTAAAAGAAATCCTGCAAGCGAGATTGAATATACAAGGATAATCTGTATCCTTCCTTTTTGTGTTCCATCAGACTGAACAGCAAACGGAAATCCTATAACAACAAGGATAAGAAACAATATTATAATAAGAGATATTTTTAGCCTTATCCCTTGTTTAAGTGTGTTGTGTGCTATAGCAAAGATTCTATTCATATTACCCCCTTAGTTTTCACAAGACCCGCCCTTAACGAAAGCGAGGGATAAGTTTCACAGGGCCTGCCTCAAGACCTTTTTAATCAAACGGTGTTTCTTAGTTGCAAAAATATGTAAGAGGCTGCTTCATTTCAAATTCTTTACCACCTCATCAGCCACCGTAAAAGAATGTTCAGGAGAAGGGAATTTACCCTGCTCAACCTCCTGTTTAAAAACTTCTATTCCTTTCCGTATCTGTTCCGAAAGAACAACATATTTTTTTGCAAACTTTGGGACAAACCTTTCAAAAAGACCCAACATATCATGTGTTACAAGAACCTGTCCGTCACAACCGCTTCCTGCACCTATACCTATGGTCGGAAGAATAATCTTTTTTGTAACAAACTCTGCAACCCTGTCAGGCACACACTCCATAAGCACACAGAAGGCCCCTGCATTCTGTAAAGCAATAGCAGAGTCAACAAGAGCCTGTGCATCCTTACTATCCTTTCCCTGAACCTTAAATCCTCCAAGCTGTGTCGCGCTCTGGGGAGTAAGCCCGATATGCGCCATAACGGGTATACCTGTGTCGGTTATTGCCTTAAGAACAGGAACCACTGGCATTCCGCCTTCTATTTTTACAGCATCACAAAAACCCTCTTTTAAGAACCTTCCCGCATTCAAGATCGCATCCTGTATTGAGGTTTGATATGATAAAAATGGCATATCCCCAACAATAAATGTCCCTTGTGCCCCGCGTCGGACTGCCCTGCAATGAACAAGCATCTCATCCATAGTTATAGGAAGTGTATTCTGATGCCCATGCACAACCATAGCAGCAGAATCTCCAACAAGTATTATATCAATACCTGACTTTTCAATAAAAGATGCCATAGGATAATCATATGCAGTAAGCATTGTAATTTTTTTACCTTCTTTTTTCCTTTGCAACATCTCAGTAATTGTAATTTTTTTTATCTCCA
Proteins encoded:
- a CDS encoding cofactor-independent phosphoglycerate mutase — translated: MKYIILVGDGMADYPLKEFSNRTPLQVARTPNMDWVAGNGILGTVRLIPHGMQPGSDVANLSILGFNPKKKYPGRGPLEAAHIGCETKNDEVIFRCNFVTISDGTMVDYSAGHIKTEEGGRLIDILNKDFASHAEKFCKGVSYRNICIIKTWDKKELKGLCEVKCVPPHDIIGKHIKPYLPKGRYAPRIRDVMNLATFILEKQDINRIRIDLKENPANSIWLWGQGTKAQPMCFKERFGISGCVISGVDLIKGIGGIMGLDVINVEGATGYYDTNYKGQADAGLESLKKSDFVFIHVEAPDEASHNGDTREKIIAIERFDRMIVGPFIEYIKANPARLLVLPDHATPLSKRTHTSEPVCFAMAGSGIDICNPGLGFNESDAAKTGYNIEKGYELIGEMIKGSR
- a CDS encoding 3-methyl-2-oxobutanoate hydroxymethyltransferase, with product MEIKKITITEMLQRKKEGKKITMLTAYDYPMASFIEKSGIDIILVGDSAAMVVHGHQNTLPITMDEMLVHCRAVRRGAQGTFIVGDMPFLSYQTSIQDAILNAGRFLKEGFCDAVKIEGGMPVVPVLKAITDTGIPVMAHIGLTPQSATQLGGFKVQGKDSKDAQALVDSAIALQNAGAFCVLMECVPDRVAEFVTKKIILPTIGIGAGSGCDGQVLVTHDMLGLFERFVPKFAKKYVVLSEQIRKGIEVFKQEVEQGKFPSPEHSFTVADEVVKNLK